Proteins encoded in a region of the Mycobacterium branderi genome:
- a CDS encoding TetR/AcrR family transcriptional regulator gives MARQVRSEATRRKLIDAAIEVFSEVGYASAARAAIIERAGMTKGALYHHFESMDSLASAIIEEGSGVVLDTFRTMCDSSSPGLENMIHGMFAAAEVLASDRAARVAEQLMFALGEFNESASRVYANWLEAMATQAGRASAEGDLKEGLDPHAVSESVVGAMLGTRLLYRATSDGDLIGQLSRMWELLLPAVVADASLPYFREFLAREALRRNGASPSTE, from the coding sequence ATGGCGCGCCAGGTTCGATCGGAAGCCACCCGGCGGAAGCTCATCGACGCGGCGATCGAGGTCTTCAGCGAAGTCGGCTATGCGAGCGCCGCGCGGGCCGCGATCATCGAGCGCGCGGGAATGACCAAAGGTGCTCTCTACCACCACTTCGAGTCGATGGATTCGCTGGCATCCGCGATCATCGAGGAAGGCTCCGGCGTCGTCCTCGACACCTTCCGCACCATGTGCGACTCGTCCTCTCCCGGGCTGGAGAACATGATCCACGGCATGTTTGCGGCCGCGGAGGTTCTGGCATCCGACAGGGCCGCGCGCGTCGCGGAACAACTGATGTTTGCTCTCGGCGAATTCAACGAATCCGCCTCCCGTGTCTACGCAAACTGGTTGGAGGCCATGGCTACTCAGGCCGGCCGGGCAAGCGCGGAAGGCGACCTGAAAGAAGGACTCGACCCGCACGCCGTCAGCGAGTCGGTCGTCGGCGCCATGTTGGGCACGCGCCTGCTATACAGGGCGACGTCGGATGGCGACCTCATCGGCCAGTTGAGCCGCATGTGGGAACTGCTGCTTCCTGCGGTCGTGGCCGACGCATCGTTGCCTTATTTCCGCGAATTCCTGGCCCGGGAAGCGCTGCGGCGCAACGGGGCGTCGCCGTCGACCGAGTGA
- a CDS encoding GMC oxidoreductase has translation MMVVSRRRFLGLGAMAAAAAAGAGTAEFQLSRHRPTVRPHYDAIVVGSGYGGGVSALRLGQAGVRTLILEKGRLWDARDEDGKRFSKMLPPDTRAGWFTRHPPSLVPSFRGVSINSVAEHVPSRQPVQAGICDKVVHGSHNVFRGVAVGGGSMVNAAIAAIPTAAQVRETFPDIDPAQFLGRYMQRARDMLLINYRDMRWFEQTPCFQYARVGRQYAAAAGYSVDYNGSAFSFPYIRYEEVGKVERSALALEQQYGNNNGRFGSVDQTYIGDALATGKVSLKPLTEVTDIRRERDGEYVVSTREIDRWGNELGRAEFGCDQLHLNAGVLGTTKILLKARDTGTLPNLSEEIGRGYGNNGDIMVAHSLNESDPAGTEQSLMGMINLDGRDDPDNPVYASMFSLPLPVETLTLGYYVMVKTGDRAEITYDRRSDSISIDWPQGYTENLTSKARAVFDKVVLANGVDYRDDIFEGNVFAPNTVHPMGGCVRGRATDSYGRVKGYDKLYVNDASLLPGYLGCNPFMSITALAERNIEGILQGRQ, from the coding sequence ATGATGGTTGTCTCCCGCCGGCGTTTTCTGGGTCTTGGCGCCATGGCCGCTGCGGCGGCCGCCGGCGCCGGAACCGCCGAGTTCCAGCTGAGCCGACATCGGCCCACCGTGCGGCCGCACTACGACGCCATCGTGGTGGGCAGCGGCTACGGCGGCGGCGTGTCGGCCCTGCGGCTCGGCCAGGCCGGCGTCAGGACCCTGATCCTGGAAAAGGGCAGGCTCTGGGACGCCCGCGACGAGGACGGCAAGCGATTCTCGAAGATGCTGCCGCCGGATACTCGCGCGGGCTGGTTCACCCGGCATCCACCAAGCCTGGTCCCGTCGTTTCGGGGCGTCTCGATCAACTCGGTGGCCGAGCACGTGCCGTCCCGCCAGCCCGTGCAGGCCGGCATCTGCGACAAGGTCGTACACGGCTCGCACAACGTCTTCCGCGGCGTCGCCGTGGGCGGCGGGTCGATGGTGAACGCGGCCATCGCCGCCATCCCCACCGCGGCTCAAGTTCGGGAAACGTTTCCCGACATCGACCCTGCGCAGTTCCTCGGACGGTACATGCAGCGGGCCAGGGACATGCTGCTGATCAACTATCGCGACATGCGGTGGTTCGAGCAGACACCGTGTTTCCAGTACGCACGGGTCGGCCGGCAGTATGCGGCGGCGGCCGGATATTCAGTGGACTACAACGGCAGCGCCTTCTCCTTCCCCTACATCAGATACGAGGAGGTGGGCAAGGTTGAGCGTTCAGCGCTCGCACTCGAGCAGCAATACGGGAACAACAACGGCCGGTTCGGCAGCGTCGACCAGACCTACATCGGCGACGCGCTGGCCACCGGCAAGGTCAGCCTCAAACCCTTGACCGAGGTGACCGATATTCGTCGAGAGCGCGACGGCGAGTACGTGGTGTCCACCCGCGAGATCGACCGCTGGGGCAACGAGCTCGGGCGTGCGGAATTCGGTTGTGACCAGCTGCATCTCAATGCAGGCGTGCTGGGTACGACCAAGATCCTGCTGAAAGCCCGGGACACCGGGACGCTGCCCAACCTGAGCGAGGAAATCGGCCGCGGATACGGCAACAACGGCGACATCATGGTCGCCCATTCGCTGAACGAGAGCGATCCGGCGGGCACTGAGCAGTCCTTGATGGGAATGATCAACCTCGACGGCCGCGACGATCCCGACAACCCGGTGTACGCCAGCATGTTCTCGCTTCCGTTGCCGGTGGAGACTCTCACGCTGGGCTACTACGTGATGGTCAAGACCGGTGACCGTGCCGAGATCACCTATGACCGGCGTTCTGACTCGATCAGCATCGACTGGCCCCAGGGATATACCGAGAACTTGACGTCCAAGGCGAGGGCGGTTTTCGACAAGGTGGTCCTGGCCAACGGCGTCGACTACCGCGACGACATCTTCGAGGGAAACGTCTTCGCCCCCAACACTGTTCACCCGATGGGCGGGTGTGTCCGCGGGAGAGCCACGGACAGCTACGGGCGGGTCAAGGGATACGACAAGCTCTACGTCAACGACGCGTCGCTACTGCCCGGCTACCTGGGCTGCAACCCCTTCATGTCCATCACCGCACTCGCCGAACGCAATATCGAGGGAATCCTGCAAGGACGTCAATGA
- a CDS encoding alkane 1-monooxygenase has product MPIDGPVGHRVGSTAASDPAWRGAKKYLWLLGSIVPGFVAASWLAVQISGLGVFWWFAPIVTFGIIPVLDHLVGPDADNPPDSVVAKLEDDRFYRWATYLYLPSQYLSLLFACWLWAGGGWLTMTFVDKLGLMATVGIIGGVAINVAHELGHKRPQAEKRLSKLALMQSWYGHFFVEHNRGHHVRVATADDPASSRMGETLYFFIPRSVAGGVRSAWRLESERFARAGQSRWSLRNDVLSAWLASFALFAVLTVWFGAVVVPWLVGQAVISFCLLETVNYMEHYGLQRQKLPNGRYERVRASHSWNSNTVIANLCLFHLQRHSDHHAHPLRRYQALRHTDEAPQFPGGYGTMLLLALLPPLWRRVMDPRVLAHYGGDIRLAGLSPRHEKRLLERYLPTATGAERSCVR; this is encoded by the coding sequence ATGCCCATCGACGGGCCGGTGGGACATCGGGTGGGTAGCACGGCGGCCTCGGACCCCGCTTGGCGCGGCGCCAAGAAGTACTTATGGCTGCTGGGGTCGATAGTGCCGGGGTTCGTCGCCGCATCGTGGCTTGCCGTGCAGATCAGCGGGCTCGGTGTGTTTTGGTGGTTCGCTCCGATCGTGACATTCGGGATCATTCCCGTCCTCGACCACCTGGTCGGGCCTGACGCGGACAACCCGCCCGACAGCGTCGTCGCGAAACTCGAGGACGACCGTTTCTACCGTTGGGCCACTTACCTTTACCTGCCCAGTCAATACCTGTCGCTGCTTTTCGCGTGCTGGTTGTGGGCCGGCGGTGGCTGGCTCACCATGACGTTCGTCGACAAGCTGGGACTGATGGCCACGGTCGGAATCATCGGCGGTGTCGCGATCAACGTCGCACATGAGTTGGGCCACAAGCGACCTCAGGCCGAGAAGCGGCTGTCCAAGCTGGCGCTCATGCAGAGCTGGTACGGACATTTCTTCGTGGAGCACAACCGCGGACATCACGTGCGGGTCGCTACGGCCGACGATCCGGCGAGCTCACGAATGGGGGAGACACTGTACTTCTTCATTCCGCGGTCCGTGGCAGGCGGCGTGCGGTCGGCCTGGCGGCTGGAAAGCGAGCGCTTCGCGCGGGCGGGACAGTCCCGGTGGAGCCTTAGAAACGATGTGCTCAGCGCCTGGCTGGCCAGCTTTGCGTTGTTCGCTGTGCTGACTGTCTGGTTCGGTGCCGTCGTGGTGCCGTGGCTGGTCGGGCAGGCGGTGATCAGTTTCTGCCTGCTCGAGACTGTCAACTATATGGAACATTATGGGCTGCAACGCCAGAAGCTGCCCAACGGGCGATACGAACGGGTGCGCGCCTCGCACAGCTGGAACAGCAACACGGTGATTGCGAACCTGTGCCTGTTTCATCTGCAGCGGCACTCCGATCACCATGCGCATCCGTTGCGGCGTTATCAGGCACTGCGCCATACCGACGAAGCGCCGCAATTCCCGGGCGGTTACGGGACCATGCTGCTGCTGGCCCTGCTACCGCCGTTATGGCGTCGTGTGATGGACCCGCGGGTGCTCGCTCACTACGGCGGCGACATTCGCCTGGCCGGGCTGAGCCCGCGGCACGAAAAGCGGCTGCTGGAACGCTATTTGCCGACGGCCACCGGCGCCGAGCGATCCTGCGTCCGCTGA
- a CDS encoding class I SAM-dependent methyltransferase has protein sequence MSDWLRDVATDVDSKGSLSGRARIRRWQHLIETFPSFSEMRVLDLGGTPESWRLAPLRPKSVTTVNLLPQDSWSSGIVAVHADACDLPRSVAAAHFDLVYSNSLLEHVGGHVRRQRLVDYVHSLGDRHWVQTPYRYFPVEPHWLFPGLQWLPYEARVQISLRWNRGHIRTHTREEAQDKVDEIDLLGISQMRRYFPTSTIWFERFAGWVKSLVAIRS, from the coding sequence ATGTCGGACTGGTTGCGCGACGTCGCGACCGATGTCGATTCGAAAGGATCGCTGTCCGGACGCGCCCGTATTCGGCGGTGGCAGCACCTGATCGAGACATTCCCGTCGTTCTCGGAGATGCGAGTCCTGGACTTGGGTGGAACGCCGGAGTCGTGGCGACTTGCGCCGCTGCGACCAAAGTCGGTCACCACGGTGAATCTCCTGCCGCAAGACTCGTGGAGCTCCGGGATCGTCGCAGTCCATGCGGACGCCTGCGATCTACCGAGATCTGTTGCGGCAGCGCACTTCGACCTTGTCTACTCCAATTCTCTGCTGGAGCATGTGGGAGGCCACGTGCGGCGGCAGCGACTCGTCGACTATGTCCACTCGCTCGGCGACCGGCACTGGGTGCAAACCCCATACCGTTACTTCCCGGTCGAACCGCATTGGCTCTTCCCGGGCCTGCAGTGGTTGCCTTACGAAGCGCGAGTACAGATTTCGCTGCGCTGGAACCGCGGCCACATCCGCACTCACACCCGAGAAGAGGCGCAGGACAAGGTCGACGAGATTGACCTGCTTGGCATTTCGCAGATGCGGCGATACTTCCCGACGTCGACAATCTGGTTCGAGCGGTTCGCCGGCTGGGTCAAATCCTTGGTGGCCATCCGAAGCTGA
- a CDS encoding serine acetyltransferase produces the protein MIRTREDLKAYLAADMKANGLERWRLRDRFLQRPAYFQRLLRKSEYWTNTARTPFGRVVAAWLQLRTKLLGERFGFYISRNVFGPGLSIAHPGPVWVHCEARVGANCRIHQGVTIGEAKGKVPVIGDDVYLYPLAMVLGADIGSRVGVRAGAVVTKSVPDDVEVAGVPARIVRTHRPIAAIAD, from the coding sequence GTGATCAGGACCCGTGAGGACCTGAAGGCCTACCTCGCAGCAGACATGAAAGCCAACGGGCTGGAACGGTGGCGGTTGCGGGATCGGTTCCTGCAGCGCCCGGCCTATTTTCAGCGCTTGCTGCGCAAATCGGAGTATTGGACGAACACAGCGCGGACCCCCTTCGGGCGGGTGGTTGCCGCCTGGCTGCAACTGCGGACCAAGCTGCTCGGTGAGCGGTTCGGTTTCTACATATCCCGCAATGTGTTCGGCCCGGGTCTGTCGATCGCACACCCCGGCCCGGTGTGGGTGCATTGCGAGGCGCGCGTCGGCGCCAACTGCCGCATCCACCAGGGGGTGACGATCGGCGAGGCGAAGGGCAAGGTGCCCGTTATCGGCGACGACGTGTACCTCTATCCGCTGGCCATGGTGCTCGGCGCGGACATCGGCAGCCGTGTCGGTGTCCGGGCGGGCGCGGTGGTCACCAAATCGGTTCCCGACGACGTGGAGGTGGCCGGCGTTCCGGCCCGCATCGTCAGGACGCACCGCCCGATCGCGGCCATCGCGGATTGA
- a CDS encoding LbetaH domain-containing protein, whose protein sequence is MIKTRRDLRAYLAADMTAHGLQRWRLRDRFLHRSAHFQRLLRKSEYWSNTARTPLGRVVVVWFKLRTRLVGERLGFMIPRNVFGPGLSIAAPGGIWVHYQARVGANCRIHQGVTIGEAKGKVPVIGDDVTIHPLAMIIGADVGNRVRVRARAVVTESVPDDVEVAGVPARLVPAAARVAAIAAG, encoded by the coding sequence GTGATCAAGACTCGACGGGACCTGCGGGCCTACCTGGCGGCGGATATGACCGCCCATGGCCTGCAGCGTTGGCGACTGCGCGACCGGTTCCTGCACCGGTCCGCCCATTTCCAGCGGTTGTTGCGCAAGTCCGAGTACTGGTCCAACACGGCCCGGACACCGCTCGGGCGCGTCGTCGTCGTGTGGTTCAAACTGCGTACCCGGCTGGTGGGTGAACGTCTCGGGTTCATGATCCCGCGCAACGTCTTCGGGCCGGGCCTGTCGATCGCAGCGCCCGGCGGCATCTGGGTGCATTACCAGGCGCGTGTCGGCGCCAATTGCCGGATCCATCAGGGAGTGACCATCGGCGAAGCGAAGGGCAAGGTCCCGGTCATCGGCGACGATGTCACGATTCATCCGCTCGCGATGATCATCGGCGCCGACGTCGGCAATCGGGTCCGCGTCCGCGCGCGTGCCGTGGTCACGGAATCGGTGCCCGACGATGTCGAGGTCGCCGGAGTGCCCGCCCGGCTGGTTCCGGCGGCCGCTAGAGTCGCCGCGATCGCGGCAGGCTGA
- a CDS encoding PAS domain S-box protein, which translates to MVTLQQLPASVVLERIPIPVLAVMQDGTILFANTAFAEMLGYSVEEVLSLNFEQIFYHVPTAESVLSVVHALANMVVDLAHRDGSTVRALMSKSALRRSDDQVALATFQDLTEQLWAEER; encoded by the coding sequence ATGGTTACCCTGCAGCAATTGCCCGCGTCAGTGGTCCTGGAGCGCATCCCGATTCCCGTCCTCGCCGTCATGCAAGACGGCACTATCTTGTTCGCCAACACCGCGTTCGCAGAGATGTTGGGGTACAGCGTCGAAGAAGTTCTGTCGTTGAACTTCGAGCAGATCTTTTACCACGTGCCGACCGCCGAGTCCGTGCTGTCTGTCGTCCACGCATTGGCGAACATGGTTGTCGACCTCGCACATCGGGACGGCTCGACGGTCCGGGCGCTGATGAGCAAATCGGCGCTGCGGCGTTCCGACGACCAGGTCGCGCTCGCGACATTCCAGGATCTGACCGAGCAACTCTGGGCCGAGGAACGCTGA
- the metG gene encoding methionine--tRNA ligase, producing MRPFYVTTAITYPNGEPHVGHAYEYIATDAIARFKRLDGFDVRFLTGTDEHGLKMVETAAAEGIPTPELARRNSDVFQALQGRLNISFDRFIRTTDPDHLEASKAIWQRMADAGDIYLDSYSGWYSVRDERFVTESETTVVDDGTRVATETGAPVTWTEEQTYFFRLSAYADKLLAHYEANPDFIAPEVRRNEVVSFVSGGLRDLSISRTSFDWGVPVPEHPDHVMYVWVDALTNYLTGVGYPDTDSELFRRYWPADLHMIGKDIIRFHTVYWPAFLMSAGIELPRRVFAHGFLLNRGEKMSKSVGNVVDPLALVDTFGVDQVRYFLLREVPFGQDGSYSDEAMVTRINTDLANELGNLAQRSLSMVARNLGGVVPEPGEFSADDRELLATADALLDRVRAEFDAQAMHLALEVIWLMLGAANKYFSAQQPWVLRKSEAPADQARFRTVLYVTCEAVRIAALLIQPVLPESAGKLLDLLGQPAEQRTFAAIGARLASGTRLPAPTAVFPRYQADEQK from the coding sequence ATGAGGCCCTTCTATGTGACCACGGCGATCACCTACCCGAACGGCGAGCCGCACGTCGGGCACGCGTACGAGTACATCGCCACCGACGCGATCGCCCGGTTCAAACGGCTCGACGGATTCGACGTGCGTTTTCTGACCGGCACCGACGAGCACGGCCTCAAGATGGTGGAGACCGCGGCGGCGGAGGGCATTCCGACGCCCGAGTTGGCGCGGCGCAACTCGGATGTGTTCCAGGCCTTGCAGGGACGGCTGAATATCTCCTTCGACCGGTTCATCCGCACCACCGACCCCGACCACTTGGAAGCGTCGAAGGCGATCTGGCAGCGGATGGCCGATGCCGGCGACATCTACCTGGACTCCTATTCCGGTTGGTATTCGGTGCGCGACGAGCGGTTCGTCACCGAGTCGGAAACGACCGTCGTCGACGACGGGACCCGGGTGGCGACCGAAACCGGCGCGCCGGTGACCTGGACCGAGGAGCAGACGTATTTCTTTCGGCTGTCGGCGTATGCGGACAAACTGCTGGCCCACTACGAGGCCAACCCGGACTTCATCGCCCCCGAGGTGCGGCGCAACGAGGTGGTCAGCTTCGTCTCCGGCGGGCTGCGGGATCTGTCGATCTCGCGCACGTCGTTCGACTGGGGCGTGCCGGTCCCCGAGCATCCCGACCACGTCATGTACGTCTGGGTCGACGCGCTGACCAACTACCTGACCGGCGTCGGCTACCCCGACACCGACTCGGAGTTGTTCCGCCGCTACTGGCCGGCCGATCTGCACATGATCGGCAAGGACATCATCCGGTTCCACACCGTGTACTGGCCGGCGTTTTTGATGTCAGCCGGAATCGAGCTTCCGCGAAGGGTTTTCGCGCACGGATTCTTGCTCAACCGGGGCGAGAAGATGAGCAAGTCGGTGGGCAACGTCGTGGATCCTCTTGCACTGGTCGACACGTTCGGGGTCGACCAGGTGCGTTACTTTCTGCTGCGCGAGGTGCCGTTCGGCCAGGACGGCAGCTACAGCGACGAGGCGATGGTCACCCGGATCAACACCGACCTGGCCAACGAACTGGGCAACCTGGCGCAGCGCTCACTGTCGATGGTCGCGCGCAACCTCGGCGGCGTCGTGCCGGAGCCTGGCGAATTCAGCGCCGACGATCGGGAGCTGTTGGCGACGGCCGACGCGCTGCTGGATCGGGTGCGTGCCGAATTCGACGCGCAGGCAATGCATTTGGCGCTCGAAGTCATCTGGTTGATGCTCGGCGCGGCAAACAAGTATTTCTCCGCGCAGCAGCCGTGGGTGCTGCGCAAAAGCGAGGCGCCGGCGGATCAGGCACGGTTCCGGACCGTGTTGTATGTGACCTGCGAGGCGGTGCGCATCGCCGCACTGCTGATTCAGCCGGTGCTGCCCGAGTCGGCGGGCAAGCTGCTCGACCTGCTCGGCCAGCCCGCCGAGCAACGGACATTCGCCGCGATCGGCGCCCGGCTGGCGTCCGGCACCCGGCTGCCGGCGCCCACTGCGGTCTTTCCGCGGTATCAGGCCGACGAGCAGAAGTAA
- a CDS encoding TatD family hydrolase has product MRVSSKRPPPPAPEPLSPLVDAHTHLDACGAADADGVRAIVDRAAAVGVEAVVTIADDLASARWVTQAADWDPRVYAAVALHPTRADALTGAARAEIERLAAHPRVVAIGETGMDLYWPGRLEGCAEPGVQREAFAWHIDLAKRTGKPLMIHNRDADAEVLDVLRAEGAPDTVIFHCFSSDAAMARACVDGGWLVSLSGTVSFRNARDLREAVPLVPAGQLLVETDAPFLAPHPYRGAPNEPYCLPYTVRSLAEMLGRPAEELARVTTANARRAYGLATSS; this is encoded by the coding sequence GTGCGGGTGAGTTCCAAACGGCCGCCGCCGCCCGCTCCGGAGCCGCTGAGCCCCTTGGTCGACGCCCATACCCACCTCGACGCGTGCGGCGCCGCCGATGCCGACGGAGTCCGCGCGATCGTCGACCGCGCCGCGGCCGTCGGAGTCGAGGCGGTGGTCACCATCGCCGACGACCTGGCCTCGGCGCGCTGGGTGACACAGGCCGCCGACTGGGACCCGCGGGTGTATGCCGCGGTCGCGCTGCACCCGACCCGGGCCGACGCGCTCACCGGCGCCGCACGGGCCGAGATCGAGCGGCTGGCCGCTCACCCGCGGGTGGTGGCGATCGGCGAGACCGGAATGGATCTCTACTGGCCGGGGCGGCTGGAGGGCTGCGCGGAGCCGGGCGTGCAGCGGGAGGCGTTCGCCTGGCACATCGACCTGGCGAAACGGACCGGCAAACCGCTGATGATCCATAATCGCGACGCCGACGCCGAGGTGCTCGACGTCCTGCGCGCCGAGGGCGCACCCGACACCGTGATCTTCCACTGCTTCTCGTCGGATGCCGCGATGGCACGGGCCTGCGTCGACGGCGGCTGGCTGGTCAGCCTGTCCGGCACCGTGAGCTTCCGCAACGCCCGCGACCTGCGGGAAGCCGTGCCGCTGGTTCCAGCTGGGCAGCTGCTGGTGGAGACCGACGCGCCGTTTCTGGCGCCACACCCCTATCGTGGCGCTCCCAACGAACCGTATTGCCTGCCTTACACTGTCCGATCGTTGGCCGAAATGCTGGGCCGGCCCGCCGAGGAACTCGCGCGGGTCACCACGGCCAACGCCCGCCGCGCCTACGGACTGGCAACCAGTAGTTAA
- a CDS encoding resuscitation-promoting factor, with protein sequence MNVLARLHQTPSPILRFLVAALLSVLAVAGGMAIAAYKTVTLSVDGTVMKVTTMKSRVIDIIKENGFDVAERDDLYPAGNERVHDAESIVLRRSRPLEISLDGKDTKQVWTTASTVDEALAQLAMTDTAPAAASRGSRVPLAGMALPVVSAKTVEVDDGGNVHNVHLAAANVGDLLRAAGAPLEPSDQVNPGAAAPVIDGMHIQVTRNRIEKVTERVPLDPPRRRIEDPEMNISREVVEDPGTPGVQDVTFAVAKVNGVETGRLPVANTVVTPAREAVVRVGTKPGTDVPEVANGEIWDAIAHCEAGGNWAINTGNGYYGGVQFDQSTWERNGGLRFAPRADLATREEQIAIAEVTRARQGWGAWPVCSGRAGAR encoded by the coding sequence TTGAACGTACTTGCCAGGCTGCATCAGACCCCATCGCCGATCCTGCGGTTCCTCGTCGCCGCGCTGCTGTCGGTACTGGCCGTCGCCGGGGGCATGGCGATCGCCGCCTACAAGACCGTGACGCTGAGCGTCGATGGAACGGTGATGAAGGTGACGACGATGAAGTCACGGGTCATCGACATCATCAAGGAGAACGGCTTCGACGTCGCCGAGCGCGACGACCTCTACCCGGCCGGTAACGAGCGGGTCCACGACGCCGAGTCCATCGTGCTGCGCCGCAGCCGGCCGCTGGAGATCTCGCTTGACGGCAAGGACACCAAGCAGGTGTGGACCACCGCGTCGACGGTCGACGAGGCGCTGGCCCAGCTCGCGATGACCGACACCGCTCCGGCCGCGGCCTCGCGCGGCAGCCGGGTGCCGTTGGCCGGGATGGCGCTGCCGGTCGTCAGCGCCAAGACCGTCGAGGTCGACGACGGCGGCAACGTGCACAACGTGCACCTGGCCGCGGCCAACGTCGGCGACTTGCTGCGGGCCGCCGGTGCCCCGCTGGAGCCCAGCGACCAGGTCAATCCCGGCGCGGCCGCGCCCGTCATCGACGGGATGCACATCCAGGTGACCCGCAACCGCATCGAAAAGGTCACCGAGCGGGTGCCGCTGGACCCGCCGCGGCGCCGCATTGAAGACCCGGAGATGAACATCAGCCGCGAGGTCGTCGAAGACCCGGGCACCCCGGGCGTGCAGGACGTGACGTTCGCGGTGGCCAAGGTCAACGGCGTCGAGACCGGTCGGCTGCCCGTCGCCAACACGGTCGTGACCCCGGCCCGCGAGGCGGTCGTGCGTGTCGGCACCAAACCGGGCACCGACGTTCCGGAAGTGGCCAACGGCGAGATCTGGGACGCCATCGCACACTGCGAGGCCGGCGGCAACTGGGCGATCAACACCGGAAACGGGTATTACGGCGGCGTGCAGTTCGATCAGAGCACCTGGGAGCGCAACGGCGGGCTGCGCTTTGCCCCGCGTGCCGACCTCGCCACCCGCGAAGAGCAGATCGCGATCGCCGAGGTGACGCGGGCGCGCCAGGGCTGGGGAGCCTGGCCGGTGTGCAGCGGACGAGCGGGTGCGCGCTGA
- the rsmA gene encoding 16S rRNA (adenine(1518)-N(6)/adenine(1519)-N(6))-dimethyltransferase RsmA: MAGVQRTSGCALTIRLLGRTEIRRLAKELEFRPRKSLGQNFVHDANTVRRVVSSSGVHRNDHVLEVGPGLGSLTLALLDRGATVSAVEIDPVLAGRLPQTVAEHSHSEINRLRVLNRDVLSIGPADLEGEPSAVVANLPYNVAVPALLHLLAEFPSIRTVMVMVQAEVAERLAAEPGGKEYGVPSVKVRFFGQVRRHGMVSPTVFWPIPRVYSGLVRIDRYETSPWPTDEDFRGSVFHLIDIAFAQRRKTSRNAFAEWAGSGNESATRLLAASIDPARRGETLTIEDFVRLYQRSVELGRDSTQPQASAS, encoded by the coding sequence CTGGCCGGTGTGCAGCGGACGAGCGGGTGCGCGCTGACCATTCGGCTGCTCGGGCGAACCGAGATCAGGCGGCTGGCCAAAGAACTCGAGTTTCGGCCCCGGAAATCGCTGGGACAGAATTTCGTCCATGACGCCAACACCGTGCGCCGGGTGGTGTCGTCGTCGGGTGTGCACCGCAACGACCATGTCCTCGAGGTCGGGCCGGGTCTGGGATCGCTGACCCTGGCGCTGCTCGACCGCGGCGCCACCGTCAGCGCCGTCGAGATCGACCCGGTGCTGGCCGGCCGGTTGCCGCAAACCGTCGCCGAACACTCGCACAGCGAGATCAACCGGTTGCGGGTGCTCAACCGCGACGTGCTGTCGATCGGTCCGGCCGACCTGGAGGGCGAGCCGTCGGCGGTGGTGGCCAACTTGCCGTACAACGTGGCCGTCCCGGCGCTGCTGCATCTGCTAGCCGAGTTTCCGTCCATCCGCACGGTCATGGTGATGGTGCAGGCGGAAGTCGCCGAGCGGCTCGCCGCCGAACCCGGCGGCAAGGAGTACGGCGTGCCCAGCGTGAAGGTCCGGTTCTTCGGGCAGGTCCGCCGCCACGGCATGGTGTCGCCGACCGTCTTCTGGCCGATCCCGCGCGTGTACTCCGGGCTGGTCCGCATCGACCGCTACGAAACGTCGCCGTGGCCCACCGACGAAGATTTCCGCGGCAGTGTCTTCCACCTGATCGACATCGCATTTGCCCAGCGGCGCAAGACATCCCGCAACGCATTCGCGGAATGGGCGGGCTCGGGCAACGAGTCAGCGACCCGGCTGCTGGCAGCCAGCATCGACCCGGCGCGCCGCGGTGAGACGCTGACCATCGAGGATTTCGTGCGGCTGTATCAGCGTTCCGTCGAACTCGGCCGGGACTCGACGCAGCCGCAGGCCTCGGCAAGCTAA